Part of the Sulfuriflexus mobilis genome is shown below.
AGGACAGAAACAGGTCCTCGGTGTAGACGCTGATATGCTGCATACCCGCCCAGGCGTTCCAGAGAATATTATGATGGCTGAGCATGACCCCCTTGGGGTGGCCTGTGGTGCCCGAGGTATAAACGATGGTGGCGAGGTCATCGGCGGCGTTATCATGTTTATAGTGCATGACGCTGTCCGGCAACCAGCTGCTGGCCTCGATAAGACCTTGTTTATCATTCGGTGCTGGTGGCTCTGGCATGGGCTCGAGCATGACAACACGGAGCAGGCTTTCACAGCCGGCGAGTGCCGCATTAAGCACTGTCCATTGTTCGCGGGTCTCGATGAGTAAGAGTTTTACCGCGGCATCATTAATAATAAAGGCCGCATTGTCTGCCCGGTCGTTAGGGTAAAGGGGCACAACAACCAGACCGAGAGACAGGGCAGCCTGCTCAAACATAACCCATTCACAGCAGTTACGCATCATGATGGCGACCCTGTCACCGGGGTTGAGTGATTCAGCGGCCAGTGCAGCGCGCCAATGGAGTATGTGTTCCTCCATGCTCGCCCAACTCATATCGCGCCAGGATTCTGTGGTTGGGTCGTAATAACGGTAAGCGCACTTCTCCGGGCTGCGACGTACACGTTCACGAAACAGGCCATCCAGTGTCCGGGCCGTATCAACAGCAATGACATCATGGCTTTGTTTATATGAGCGGTTCATGCCGGTGTCAGCCATTGCGCCCAGTCGTCATCAATATGGAAACGTTCACCATGTCGTTCCTCCAGTTTACGCCATGTCTCGAGCAGGACCTGTTCATGCATGGATGCCATGTAATGCGTGGGGCCACCACGGTGTGGGGCAAAACCGGTGCCGAAGACCACGCCGGCATCGAGCAGTTCGGCATCGGTGACGATACCGTCCCGCAGGCAGTGCACGGCCTCATTGAGCAGGCTGCACATGAGGCGATCCGTCAGGTCGTCGGGGCGGGGAGAGTCCTTCGTCACGGGTTCATGGATGGCCTGGCCCTTGTGATAGCGATAAAACCCCTGACCCGACTTTTTACCGTGATGGCCACGCTCAACCTCGCTCTGTAATAGTGCAGGCACGGCAAAGCCGAGTTCTCTGGATAACTCCCCGGCTACCGACAGGCAGATATCAAGCCCGACCTGATCGGCCAGCTGAATGGGACCAACGGGCATACCAAAGTCGGTCGCGGCACGATCGATCACGCTGGCGGCAACACCTTCGTCGAGCAAGGTTACGGCCTCGAGTAAGTAGGGCATGAGGATGCGGTTGACAAGAAAGCCCGGTGCACTCTTCACAGGCAGGGGAAGTTTGTCGAGTAATACGGCAAAACGGCAGGCCCTGTCGACGACCTCGCTGTCCGTATCCGCTGCATGCACAATCTCTATGAGTGGCATCTGCGCCACCGGATTAAAAAAGTGCAGGCCGACGAGACGCTCCGGTTGGGCCAATACCTGGCTAATGTCTTCGAGGGGAAGACTCGAGGTATTCGTTGCCAGCAGACAGTCTTGACTGGCATGTTCTTCAAGTTGCTTGAACAAGGTCTGTTTGGCCTGGAGGTCCTCGATGATTGCCTCGATAATGATGTCGGCATGGGCGATACCGGCACCACTGACATCGGGGATCAGTCTGTCCATGGCCGCACGGATGTCACGGGGTTGTTTGAGTTTTTTCCTGAACAGGCTATGCGCACGTCCTACTGCCGAGGCAAGTGCCTGCGTACGTGTATCCTGCAGACTGACCCGCATCCCACGAAGGGCACACCAGGCCGCAATATCTCCACCCATGACCCCGGCACCGACGATGTGAATGTGTCGCGTGACCCTGTCATCGGCTTTGCTCCGGGCGAATTTTTTTAATCGTTCCCGTAACAGGAACAGGCGCACGAGGTTTTGTGCGGTATCGCCGATGACCAGTTCGGCATCTGAACGTGCCTCGGCCTGGAGCATGGACTTTTCGTTATTGCCATGGCGTCGCCACAGGTCAACCAGGGCATAGGGGGCCGGGTAATGTTCGCGTCTGACCTTTTTGGCCAGTGCATGATCAAAATACCGGCTGAGGGCATAACGACAGGGCGTCGGCCTGAGCAAGGCATCCCACCATGGTGGGTGATGATGTGGGGGACGTGTGCGCAGATAACGTCGTGCCGCCGTGTGCAGGTGTCGTTCGGCAACCCGTTCATCGGCGATACCCATCTTTACGGCCGTATAGGCGGAGACCAACCGTCCGCTCAGCATCAGCGGCATGGCGGCAAGCACTCCGATGCGTTTAATCAGGCGTACCGTGCCGCCAAAGCCGGGGTGTATCCCCAGTTTTACCTCCGGCAGACCCAGGCGGGTGGCAGGCTGGTCGGATACAAGGCGGTAGTCACAGGCGAGAGCGAGTTCCAGACCACCACCCAGGCAGTGACCGTGGATAAGGGCAAGGGTTGGGCAACGGAGTTTTTCCAATTTGGCAAATAACTTGTGTGTGCGTTGAATGAAGTGCCTTGCCTTCTCTTGATCCCGCAGAC
Proteins encoded:
- a CDS encoding 3-hydroxyacyl-CoA dehydrogenase NAD-binding domain-containing protein, with product MKNHHWHLTTDDEGISWLHADTTGASVNVLNEDSFNELDKCLDTIAKDKPTGLIITSGKAAGFIAGADVKYFSGLRDQEKARHFIQRTHKLFAKLEKLRCPTLALIHGHCLGGGLELALACDYRLVSDQPATRLGLPEVKLGIHPGFGGTVRLIKRIGVLAAMPLMLSGRLVSAYTAVKMGIADERVAERHLHTAARRYLRTRPPHHHPPWWDALLRPTPCRYALSRYFDHALAKKVRREHYPAPYALVDLWRRHGNNEKSMLQAEARSDAELVIGDTAQNLVRLFLLRERLKKFARSKADDRVTRHIHIVGAGVMGGDIAAWCALRGMRVSLQDTRTQALASAVGRAHSLFRKKLKQPRDIRAAMDRLIPDVSGAGIAHADIIIEAIIEDLQAKQTLFKQLEEHASQDCLLATNTSSLPLEDISQVLAQPERLVGLHFFNPVAQMPLIEIVHAADTDSEVVDRACRFAVLLDKLPLPVKSAPGFLVNRILMPYLLEAVTLLDEGVAASVIDRAATDFGMPVGPIQLADQVGLDICLSVAGELSRELGFAVPALLQSEVERGHHGKKSGQGFYRYHKGQAIHEPVTKDSPRPDDLTDRLMCSLLNEAVHCLRDGIVTDAELLDAGVVFGTGFAPHRGGPTHYMASMHEQVLLETWRKLEERHGERFHIDDDWAQWLTPA